Within the Drosophila miranda strain MSH22 chromosome Y unlocalized genomic scaffold, D.miranda_PacBio2.1 Contig_Y2_pilon, whole genome shotgun sequence genome, the region TCTGTAGTACTCTGGATCATGTATAAATTTTCTTTCCAAAGACAATTGTCTCTTTATTGCCATTTTCTTGCTGTCAGGCAAGACGACGTCATCCACTTTCCATAGTAATCCCGTTTCAAAACGGTCACCAATACGTTTTGTCGTGGTTGATAGCAATCGGTTCGATCTCTCAGTTTCTCGACCTTTTACGTGGTTCTTCACAATCCGCACATCCATTTCCGAATTCGTGACGTAGTCTCGCACCAACTGTTCAATGTGCTCGTCATTGTGTTTAACCAGATGTACGGCCTTTACATTACTCATGGGTCCGGATTCTCCGCGACATTTTCCATACGCAACCCATCCCAGATTGGTTAATGCAATGGCTGGCCCAACGTATCCCATTTGCTTTGGAGCTATCAAATGTAGGTTATCTAGTCCGATTAGTATTTCAGGTCTAGCATTTCTATAGCCTTTCACAGGAATACTCTTTATGTGTGGGTATTGCGAACTTAGCTCAGACATGTTTACGGATGCTTCGGCAGCCGTAAATCCTTAATAGTCCATAAACCTTGCCTCCACGTTCATCAGATATTCCAATATTAAATCGGCTGACCAATTCCGTTGATGTCTTTTCTCCAAACCATTGCAATGTCAGACTTTATTTGGGCCCATGTAATCCTAACTCGTCTGCCAGGCTTTCATTTATAAGGGTTATTGCAGAACCTTCATCCAAAAAGGCGTGGCACCTcactattttatttttagcatgaAGATTAACAGGCAATACTTAAACAAAATCATTGAGCTAGCCTCATGCGTTGCTGTTCCTGTGAACTTCCTCGCCTGGTTGATTAACTGATTCTGCATGGAGCAAACGGTGAATGCGTTTGGCACATCCATCAAGTCCACATTGGTGATGTCGTCTACATTTTTGACTACGATGGCCGtactttaggcaattgaagcataattttctttcccTTACATGCTGCCATTTTTTTTCAAGTTCTAACTGGGAAAATGAGTTACAGTTTTCCAATTCGTGTTTCCCATTGCAGGCGGAGCACGCCTTCATGGTTACAAGTCCGATGTCGTTTGCATGGAATAGTCTCGAGTTTTCCTTCTTTGGCTTGAACGTCGTCTGATCGTCAACCAATCCTGCGTCTTGCACTTCTTCGGCCAATCCCTGAAGCCATAGACTTAAATGACTGTTCGATTTTTCATCTCCTAGTTGCTTGGAATGTCGTGCCCACTCCATTCTCTGTTGCACTGCCAACTTTAAGATTAACTCCTCCATTAATGTTGGGTTTTTTAACTGCTGATGTGCGTTAGCTGCTTCTAAGAATGAAGCCAAGTTTTGTACCTTCATTTTGAACTCTACTAATTGTTCCAATCTCCCTTCGCGAATGCTCGGAAATTCTCTAACGCGACTAATCTGGCTTTTTACGAGTTTCTCCGGTCTACCAAAATTTTGTTTAAGGGTCTCTAAAATATTTGAAACGTTAGAACTGTGAATAAGCAAACATTCAACGGTCTCCCTAGCCTTGCCCTTTATTGCCTTTTGGAGGCGTAACAAATTTTGACTGTCACTGTATCCGTACTCTGCAGTGGTCATAGTGAAAGCTTCGTTGAACATTGGCCACTCTTCGGGAGCACCATTAAACTCCGGTAGATCGTACAATTTTCTTTGCGTTTCCTGAGAAGGAACCGGTTGCCTTGGTGATGGGACTGCGTCTGATATCACTGAGGGCTCAGCCGTGGTTGATTGTGGTCCTGGCTCGCCAGTTGTCCTTCCACTAATACCAAGGGATCGCAGaaggattttttttttctccatTTGAATTTGATTCATCCGCAGAACTTCCATTTGGAACTGCTGCATTTGCATTGCATTGGCCCGCTGACCTTCTTGCATTTGGCGCCACATCTCCATCATAACGTTAACAACGCCATGTGATTGGGCTTCTTTTGATGTGCCGGGCCCGGCCCCCTCCATATTTGAGGCTTCACCTTGCGCGGTTTCTCTTTCCACTTTTCCCATCTCAACGTTGTCCTCGTCCATTTCATCCGTTGCCCTTAATTTGCTCATTGCTCTGGTAATCATCACCCGCAGACTAACCTCTTCCCAAATCAACAATCAAATTGGCACTTAGCAAACAAACCACAATCCAGAAATTTTCACTCGATTTCATCAGCCAACTGCGCACTCAAACCTCTAGTTGCTGGCCCGCAAGAACTTCGTTGGTTAGAGCGAGATGGCAGTatgtgcatacatacatacatataaatgtgCGCTTTTTTCAGCTGCCTGACTTGCGCACCCACGTTGGCCTTCGTGTTCTGCAATGTTTATTATCCACCCACGAGCGAGATGACCGTCTCCTTGTGGGTTCCGTCGCTTCTCCAATGTCCAGTATACTTCAGTGCTTGCACCACGAGTCTCTGCCCGTCTTCATACAAACTCCAAGAACTCTAGCGTCATTGGCTTCCAAGAAGCGAAATAAAAGATGTTGAGTCCAGGAACGTGAGAATTGCGGATAAAACACAATCGCTTATCTTATCTTAGGGGTTGGTTGCGTTTTATTTCCTATTTGCAAAAGGAggttaatacattttattCTTATATGTAGGTAATATATCTACGCACGCTTCGTCTTTTCTCCCCGCTCTTTCCACGACTGCACAAGCTAATGTGACCTTCTTGTCTTTTCATAGTGtggccatttttcttctctcttttttctttaTGTAGGGTATCTGTGCCCTTGCTTAAAACTAAGTATATATAAGCTAATTTTTCTCGACAACAACATGGTTCAGTCTGAATGCTGGCGAGCAGTCCAGGCGCTTCAGCTTCAGACACTCGAACCAGTTTAAGTCGGTTTTTAAGTGGAACTGCCTCCTTATTAACGAATTGGCATTATCATGCTCGGTTCAAAGGTACCATGAATCGGCGTGTCGTGTGTGTTTATGTCGTTTTTCTAGTCTCATGCAGAATCTGAAATCTGAATAGAAAAATGACAAAACAATAATATCTTCtatattgtatttgtattctTCTGGTAACCTCTTGTTTACCGATGGAATATTTTTCGATCCCCCTGATACTTTTCAAACAAATTCAAAAGTCCCCTAGATCTCTGGCCTCTGAGAGGGTGTTTCCCTCACAAaatgtctttttatacccgatactcaaaatgagtattggggtatattagatttgtggtaaaagtggatgtgtgtaacgtccagaaggaatcgtttccgaccccataaagtatatatattcttgatcagcatcaatagccgagtcgattgagccctgtctgtctgtccgtctgtccgtccgtccgtctgtccgtccccttcagcgcctagtgctcaaagactataagagctagagcaacgatgttttggatccagacttctgtgatatgtcactgctacaaaaatatttcaaaacttcgccccgcccacttccgcccccacaaaggacgaaaatctgtggcatccacaattttaaagatatgagaaaacaaaaaacgtagaattgtagagaatgaccatatctttaagactgcggaatctgaattggatcgtataattattatagccagcatcaagaaaacaatttcattttttctcgccctgtctctctctaacacacacgtagcataggcggctttgcttagagtaaaacattagcgcctagatctcagagactacaaaagctagagcaaccaaatttggtatccacactccaaatatatcggaccgagacgagtttgtttcaaaatttcgccacaccccttccgcccccgcaaaggacgaaaatctggggatattcaaaaatctcagagactattaggctaccaaatttggtatcggcactcctgttagatcttactataaaacgtgtatctaaaagtttcgccccacccccttacgcccacacaaaggacgaaaatctgttgcatccacaatattgcacattcgagaaaactaaaaacgcagaatcatagataatgaccatatctatcagattgctgaatctggatcagatcagataatttttatagccaataggaacaaatcaatttgcagtggctacgcagcgcccgacgtcacgctcagactgattttttgtctctctcgcacgcactctttgtcgtgtcgtttaatattagcggcgtctgccggaggagagccatactgacttagtatcgggtataaccgtagagttgcggtgtccgcagcaactcacaacgttccccctcgttttgaaTCCCTTTGAGCCACTCAAAATGTTTCCCAGCTATAAATCTGTGTACTAATATTACTAAGAATAATATTAATAGAAAAGGGAGGGGATCTCCACTACCAACGAAAAACTCCTTCTGTCATGTTCCGTGCTATTTTGCAATAGAACCAAACGAACAAAGAAAGGAAGGAAGAATTTTTGCAATCAGATTTGGACTTACTTGGAAATTATAGACGTATTTTCATTTGCATAAAGTAACCGAGAGCAGACACTATTTACTTTTCCAAATCTTGTTTGTTTTAATTCCACACTATCACCTCTTAGAGTTCTTTTAGCTTTGATGATGCTTATCTCACGAGCAAATATTGTTTGAGTCGAGTGCCTGTCCCATATGCCTTTTTATAATGTTGCCGAATGAGAGCCGAGTCTGAAATAGAATACGAGGTACAATAAATAGAGTCAAATTGAATTTCGCAAGACATTTTGGCGCCAAAGTACCGATTAATATCGATTGCTGTGATCACCAGGCAGCCCTGGAATcattaatataaatatatcCATTCAAAAACCAaattaaaacaatttataagatatttattattatttatcaTTACATATAGATATTTTAAAATTACTTTTgtatttaatttcttttaagAGGTTATGTGTGTAACTGCTGACAACTCTACACCGCACAGCTGAGTGCAGTTGTCTCTTTCGCTCCCACAAACGTGAACGTGTCAACGAAGGTGTTTTCCTTCGGATTCGCTGTTATTTCTGTGCGTCCTGAACAAACATTGGCCAGAATGGTGGATGATAGCACTAGGAAAACACTGAGTAACATTCCACTGTTACAGATAAGAGCTGGTCCACGTGAGAAGGACGTTTGGGTGCAGAGGCTGAAAGAGGAATATCAGGCGCAGATTAAGGTGAGTGGCGAAACCACACCACACCTATGCATGTACAAAAAGATTCAACTGTGGCGCCTCTTGCAGTATGTGGAGAACAATACGCAGTCAGGCAGCGACTGGTTCCGGCTGGAGTCCAACAAGGAGGGCACCAAATGGTTTGGAAAGTGCTGGTACATGCACAACCTCCTAAAGTACGAATTCGATGTGGAGTTTGATATTCCAGTGACATATCCAACGACGGCACCCGAAATCGCCCTGCCCGAGTTGGATGGCAAGACGGCAAAGATGTATCGCGGCGGCAAAATTTGTCTAACAGATCACTTCAAGCCCCTATGGGCACGCAATGTTCCCAAATTTGGAATTGCCCATGCCATGGCTTTGGGAGTGAGTTGAAGCCAATGATATATCAAGTCAAGCAAAGGTGTGGGCTCTAATCAGTAACAACTTCTTTTTTAGTTGGCTCCCTGGTTGGCTGTGGAGGTTCCAGACTTGATCGAAAAGGGCATCATCACATACAAGGAGAAATAGTTAAAGTTTTGTTTCGTTACGAGAAATGTAAGAGCAAGAAAATGAACAAATGCAATTCAATATGAAAGACATTTTATCTTTGCGTTTATTTAGTCAAAAGTCAAATTGGAAAAGATCATGCTTCGTCTTAGTCCTCGTCTCGTTCCACATCGTTCTCGTCTATTCCATCGTCTATCGCGTAGCCTAAGTGAGTGTTTATGTGGTAAGAATTTCATTTGGTTGATTTCATTTCAGTTATTTGATCTGTGAGCTTGTTCCTCGTACTCCTCCTCCCCTTTGGATATAACCCTTTAGTTCAtgtgattgttgttgttgcgtTGCGAGGACTGACGCCAGGTGTCCGACCATATTGAGCTTGGCGAGGTGAATGGATCATACTGAGTAGGCAGACTCTCGCCGGGTCCGGTTACCGCAGCTGCACCTGATCCGATTCCTCCTACtcctactgctgctgctatcCCCTGTTGTTCTTGTTCAATGTTGTGCGATGTGGCCAGCATCTGACTATTGTTGTAGCCCATTGCAGCAGCTAGACCTGGTGGCGGACGCACAACTTTCACCACACCCGTTGTCTGAACATCTGGCCAAGCACCATAGCCCAGCGGCGACCAGGGTGAGTTCCAGTTGTTGCTCTCCATGTTCGCCAGCAACAGGAGTTTctcctgctgcagctgcttttgctgctgttCCTGCTGTTCCTGCTGTTcctgctgtcgctgctgcatCTCCAGTTGTTGGGCCTGCTGGAGCAGCAATTGCTGCTGCATAATCAGTTCGCTGCGCTCCCACTGggcctgttgctgctgctgcagcc harbors:
- the LOC108158582 gene encoding ubiquitin-fold modifier-conjugating enzyme 1, which codes for MVDDSTRKTLSNIPLLQIRAGPREKDVWVQRLKEEYQAQIKYVENNTQSGSDWFRLESNKEGTKWFGKCWYMHNLLKYEFDVEFDIPVTYPTTAPEIALPELDGKTAKMYRGGKICLTDHFKPLWARNVPKFGIAHAMALGLAPWLAVEVPDLIEKGIITYKEK
- the LOC117194183 gene encoding uncharacterized protein LOC117194183 isoform X2 → MITRAMSKLRATDEMDEDNVEMGKVERETAQGEASNMEGAGPGTSKEAQSHGVVNVMMEMWRQMQEGQRANAMQMQQFQMEVLRMNQIQMEKKKILLRSLGISGRTTGEPGPQSTTAEPSVISDAVPSPRQPVPSQETQRKLYDLPEFNGAPEEWPMFNEAFTMTTAEYGYSDSQNLLRLQKAIKGKARETVECLLIHSSNVSNILETLKQNFGRPEKLVKSQISRVREFPSIREGRLEQLVEFKMKVQNLASFLEAANAHQQLKNPTLMEELILKLAVQQRMEWARHSKQLGDEKSNSHLSLWLQGLAEEVQDAGLVDDQTTFKPKKENSRLFHANDIGLVTMKACSACNGKHELENCNSFSQLELEKKWQHVRERKLCFNCLKYGHRSQKCRRHHQCGLDGCAKRIHRLLHAESVNQPGEEVKFTGTATHEASSMILFKILPVNLHVKIK